The window GTGGTAAGTACAAGCCGCTTATTTGCCAAACCGTTATACATCTTTGACGCGATTATGACATTTTATTGTCATCTAGATGACGTATCAAATCAGCTGATAAATCATGATATTTACATAAAGTTATAACCAAATAAATAAAAGAGATCATGCAACTGGATAATGCCAAACTAAAACAGCTTAGAGAATCAAATGCCTGGAGTCAGTCCCACCTTGCTGAAGTAAGTGGAGTTAGTATGAGAACCATTCAAAGAATTGAAAAAACAGGGGCTGTATCACCAGAATCAGCTAAATGTATTTGTGCTGCTTTTGATATTCAATTTGATGAGCTTTCCGTAAATGATAATTATCAGAAATCAGAGCCTTCACTTGCAGATTTACTGAAATTTAAAGTCATGGATATAGATAAAAAAGCAGCTCTTGTATCATTTATAGTTGCGTTCATTATAGCTTATGGTATTGCAATTTCTATGGGTGTTGAGATATAGGTGTATAATATCTTTAAAAAGGACATTGTCAAGAGCACATAGTTTTCCCACTGTAGATAGTACGTTCTTGTGATATCCATCAAAGGTCGTGTATTTGTTCCACCACTAATGGCATGGTCGGTTAGGCGGCTCAATAAATCGATTCTTCTTTAGTTGTATTGTAAGTACATTGTAATTATCTTCGTGTAGATATTTACAAATAATCAAAGCTATGAAAACCAAGATAATTCGTATCGGTAATTCCCAGGGAGTTCGAATTCCCAAACCCCTGATCGAAGAAAGTGGGATTACTAAAGAAATTGAAATGATTCTCAGAGACAATGAAATTATTCTTCGGCCTGCTGATATGACTCGAAAGGATTGGGAAGCGTCTTTCCAAAAAATGGCGGAACAAGGTGATGATGTTTTATTAGATCAAAAAGAGATTGAAAAACCTTCAGACTGGGATGAAACTGAGTGGACATGGTAAAAGTAAAGCCAGTTAAAAGGTTTGAAGTTCATCTGATTTCACTTGATCCCACCAAAGGATCTGAAATTAAAAAAACTCGTCCCTGTTTGATTATATCTCCTGATGAAATGAACAAGCATATCAGAACAGTGATCATTGCTCCAATGACATCTACCATTAAAAATTACCCAACGCGAGTCACTACTACATTTCAAGGCAAGAAAGGACAAATTGTATTAGATCAGATTCGAACAGTCGATAAAACCAGATTGATTAAAAGCCTTGGGACAATTAGTTCTTCGGCCGAAGAAAAAGTATTGAGTACATTACAAGAGATGTTTGCCCCATAAATTCCCCACCTAACAAGGCTTTTTAAATCGGCCAAGGACGGAATTCGATGGAGCTTGATTGCCAGAAATTAATTTCGCTACTTCAACCAAATCATAATCCCTGCGCCGGTTATGCGGCAGGTCGTTACACCCCAATTTTAAATCTTGCCAACTCTAAACCAAATGAGGTAGTCATGCGAAATCCATTCTTACACGGTGTTGGGGGAGTACTAAGCGCAGATATTGCAGTACCGGAGCATGAGCGGGAACTCCGTTTCTACTCCAAGGTTTTAACGATGGGTGCGACTCCGCTGTGGCAAGACGATTTAACCAACAACCAGGGTACACCGGTGATAGGATTGGGAGCTCGTTCACCTGAGTATGAAGCCCTGCCACTGCAATGGATGCCGCACATACAGGTTTCCGATGTAGCTGCAAGTGTGGATCGTACGCTCGAACTCGGAGGGCAGGAGCTGATTCATGCCAAAGGCGATGACGGGCAGAGTCAGTGGGCCGTCTTGGTTGACCCCGCTGGTGCTGCATTCGGGGTAATCCCAGCTGCTGACGAAGATACGGACAGTACAAGTCATTCCGACCGTATCGGTTGCATAGCCTGGCTTTCACTTGTGGTCTCAGACGTTTCGTCGATATGTGAATTCTACGAGCAGGTCGTTGGTTGGTCAGCGGCCCCGGCCGACAAAGAAGGTGGATTTGAAATGCGGCGGCCGGATGGTATTGCCGCGGCAGAAATCTGTCCTAAGAATGACGACAACGGGAGCATTCCTTCCGTCTGGATACTTAGTTTGCCGGTCGGTGACTTCGACGAGAGCCTTCGTCATGTTCGTGAGGGCGGCGGTGAGATCGTAAAGGAAGAGACTGAGGCCGGACACGCCGTAATCAGGGATCCCGTTGGTGTATATATAGCCTTGCAGGACGGGAATTGATGTAGCCCATCTTTGCTTTTGTAAATCATTCCTGAATTAATTAAGATTCGGAATAATCCCTTCTAACATGCTTTTCTAAAGGGAAACTAAAAATATAATGGGGATAAATATGCATCTCAATAAAACTACCGGTGTTTTAATCACCACTCTTTTCCTGTTAATGCCGGGTTCATATTTCGTACAGGCCCAGAATTCGATTAACTCAATTGAAAATGAAAGTGTAGCAGCTGTCATTCAGAATGCATTTGATAAGAATGCTGAAATGGCTGAAAAACTTATAGAAGTATATCACGCTACTAAACGTTTTCAGGATGTGGAAGTAGCGCTGAAAGAAGGATATGTAAGAGATCCGTTTAATATTTGTGACACAGGCCCGATGATGGGATGGCCTGAATTTACCGGAGCAATGGGGGTTCACTACGTTCGACCTGATTTACTGGGGCTTGTGCCCGGAACCGAACGTGTCGATGGAAATGGCCTGCATACGGACTTCAACAATCCGGCTATTTTGATTTATGAACCTATGGAGAACGGCTCTATGAAGTTAGTAGCCATTGAGAACCTGGTTTTCCAAAAAGGATGGCATGATGCGGGTAATGAAGCACGTCCCGACTTTATGGGTATCGACTATTTTGCAATGGTCGACAATCCCGAAACTGAACCCGATGAAGCCCATAAATTTGAACCCCATTATGACCTCCATATGTGGTTGTACAAAGAAAATGAGCACGGTCTCTTTATGCCGTTTAATCCATCGGTAAGTTGTGAATATCATGTTGAAGATTAATAGTAGTGGCGGAGGTGGTTAAACCTTTTCGAGGTTCCTGCGTAGGCAGCCGTTTCTATCATCACAAAAGAAAGACATGAATAAAGCATTAGTATTAGGCGCCAGCGGTGCCACCGGTCGTTTATTGGTGAAATTGTTGCTGAACAAAGGGGTACAGGTAATCGCTTTAGTCCGGAAAGAGGGATCTCTCGCTAACATCATAGATTCCAATGGGCGATTAGATATTGTGGAAGCGGAAATATCAACCATGCAGGATCAGGAGTTAGCGCAATTACTTGCCGGATGCACTTCTGTATTTTCGTGCCTTGGCCATAATGTAAGCTTCAAGGGCATATATGGGCATCCCAGGCGGTTAGTGACCGATGCGGTTGCTAAAGTGGCCAGGGCTATGGAGCTGGTTCAGTCAGATCACCCAATCAAAATGGTTTTGATGAATACCACCGGCAACAGCAATCGGGATATACCGGAAAAGCCACCGTTTTCTCAAAGATTGGTTGTTGCCTTATTGCGGCTCATTCTGCCACCTCATGTGGATAATGAGCAGGCAGCAGATTTCCTTCGAGTCCAGGTTGGTCAGGATCACCATAAGCTGGAGTGGGTGGCTGTGCGACCCGATGGCCTGATTGATGAGGAGCAAGTCAGTGACTATGAAATTCATACTTCCCCGATCAGAAATCCCATTTTTGATGCAGGACAAACCAGCCGAATCAATGTAGCCAATTTCATGTCGGAGTTAAGCCTTGATACAGACTTATGGAATACCTGGAAAGGGCAGATGCCGGTTATTTATAATCGCACGCAGGTGTAGTATGATATGAATTGCGATTGATCGATGGACCGAATGATCGATTTGCGATCTGTATGACTGGAAGCTTGAGCTTTGGGACTTGGAAGGAGATTTTATACAAGTAAATAGTAGTAATCGTCTCAAAAAGCCAATCCTGAACATCCTTAAATACCATAAATCAAGGTTCACAACCGCATGCATGAATAGGATAATATAGTCTAATTACCGCCCATTTTCCCATTCATATGATCCATTACCTGGCCAAAAAATAAGCCCCGGCAATTATCCGGGGCTTTTACCTTTTTAGAATTAGGATTGTACTTAGCTCATAGGTACAGTACCCGGAGCAATTTGACTTCGGAAAATGGCTTTTCCATTTGGAGTGGTTACAAGGGTCCCTGGTTTTGAAAAGTAGATCACACCCTCTATTAGAACAGGAACAACATAGGTTCTTACAGCCGTAGCTTTTTTGTTATTACCACCCAGGCAAGAAGTATCAACCCCGGTAAATTTTACAGCTACGACTCCGCCTCCATTACTGGCGATCGTTATATGAGTGTCGAACGTAACATAAGTGACCCCATTACAGGTAAATTGATACCCATTTACATCATGCAATACCAGAGCTTGTGCAATCACATTACCAGATATGCTATGCAGGAAAATGATACAACCTGCGATGATTGCCAGCTTTTTTAGATTAGCTTTCATGTTTTGTGGATTTAGTTATTGTTATCCTAAACATCTCACAATTGCTTTATCTTTTTAAAACAATAGACTGCTATAAACCCACTTTAGTCAAATTAAGGTTTAATGTCTATGCCGGTACCCAATTTTAATATTTACCGGTATCTGAGAGTCAAAACAAGGCCAACCGCACGCAGGTGTAGTGTGATATGAATTGCGATAGATCGATGGACCGAATGATCGATTTGCGATCTGTATGACTGGAAGCTGGAGCTTGGTGACTATGAGTAGGTAAGGGGATAAGAATAAAATCCTGCTCATCCAACAAATAGTAGTAATCGTCTCAAAAAGCCAATCCTGAACATCCTTAAATCCCATAAATCAAGGTTCACAACCGAATGCATGAACAGGATAATAAAGTCTAACTACCGCCCATTTTCCCATTCATATGATCCAATACCTGACCATCTTTAGTGTAGTACTCTCTCATTAAATCAGCAGTAAGGCAGGAATGAATAGGGAAGATTTGAATGGTTTCACCGACTTTGAGTTTACTAAATACATCGGGGCTACATTGAATGATGCCGTGTTCCTGAGAAAGGCTTTTCACGTAGGTTTCTTCCGATAAATATTTAAGCATGGGTTCACCATAACTCAGGTAATCATCAACCTGAACTGAGTCTTTAGAGAAATGCACGGCTCCGCCATGAATAAGCACCTGATTTCGGTCGCTGAACGTTTCAATAACGGGGCACTGCATATACACCGCAATTTCATTGGGAGAGCAGGAGCCTATCTGAACCTGCATCCAATCGTAAAACACAAAGTTACCGGGACTTATCTGGGTGGCCGGACCAAAATCATCGAGCACGCTGCAGGAGGGGGTATCTCCAAAGCAAATGGGAAGATCGGGGAAATGCTCCCTGAGCGCCTCCAGTTTCTGAAGGGCTTCCCTGCTTATTTTCTCAACTTCATCTTTAGAGCATGCCTTGTAGGTATGCCCGGCATGACAATAGAACCCCGCCGGGTAGCAATGATCAGAACCTTCGATAGCATTAAGCAGTGACTTAATCCTTTCCAATTCTGAAACCGGGACACCGCTTCGTCCATAATCCGGATCAATTTCAATATAGAGCCCGAGTTCATTATCCAGTTTATTGTCGAGTTTTTGAACTACTTCCTCAGAAATAACAAGTGTCTTTACTGAAGCCGTCTTGCTGATATTATTATAGTAATCATGAGCTAAGACATTGGCAGGGAATGCAATAGTGATATCACCCCATCCATCATTCAGAAAGTATTCAGCCATTTTGATCGAGGAAACCGTGATTCCACTTACCCCATATTCCCGAAATATTTTTCCGATAGCTTTGGATTGATGCGTCTTAAAATGAGGACGAAATTCGACTCCGGCTTTTTCAGCTTTTGAAGCCATGCGGGCAATATTCGACCGAACGATATCGAGGTCAACGTAGAGAGTAGGAAAAGGCTGCATCAGTGATATGCTAATTTTTTGAGTTGAGTCTTTTTTGGAGGATAGTTTTTCTTTCCGACTCACTCAAACCATCCTCAAAATCAAAAAGAGCCTGTTCCCAGGAACCATAAACAGGGTTTGGGAGGATAAACCAGCGTCGGCCAAACCAATCGCTGTTTTCCTGTACCAGGCCGGCTCGCTTTTTCTGTGTAATACCTTTTGCAGGGAGGAAATCATTTAAATCATCTCCTATAACCATTACCACACGGTAATTTTCTTCTACTTGCTGGCGGCGTTCGGTTTTAGAGGAGTTCCAGCCGGGTTCCTCACCGTTTGTCATGATGTTATCTATGGAATTAGAAACGGGGAATCCTTCTTCAATCAGGTTTTTGCGCGTTGCTTCTTCTACTTCATAATCACGGTTGGTGATATAGAAAATGGTTACGCCACGGTCGGCTGCATAATTGGCAAATTCCACCGCTCCGGGCACGGCCTCGGCTTTGGCTTCCTTACACCAGGCGTTCCAGTCTTCGATGTTGAAATCTTTTTCCTGCTTTATCATCCGCGCCTGAAATGGGGAGTTGTCGAGTACTGTTTCATCCACATCCATGATTATAGCGGGAGGCAGCGACATAAAATTGTCGTCCTCTTCCTGATTCAAAGAAGCCGTCCAGAATGAATCTTCAAGTGGAAGGGGAAGGGTTCGCATGGCCGTGGCGTACGTCTGCATAGCAATGGCATCATACTCAGCTGCATTTTGAACCCACAATGTGGCTTGAGTGGTGGGATCATCATTAATCGTACTTTGTTGAACGGTACTGCAGGAAGCAAGGAAAAAGGCAGAAAGGATCAGTGCGTGTTTCAGGTAGTGCATAAAGGATGTTTCTTTGAACTTTTTGCCAAAGATAGGAAATCGAAACCAGAGCTAAACAATTTTAAATGGAAATGTGATAAGGGGAATAAAACCTGTATTTTTGGGGATCCTATGAACACATCCAACCAACAAATTATTGGCCGTATTGAACTGGTGAATTTACCGGAGTGGAATTTTACCGATTTGGAAGCCAAAATTGATACAGGTGCTTTCACATCGAGTCTGCACTGTCATCATTTGGAGCCTTTTGAAAAAGAGGGGGAGTCCTGGATTCGATTTTATATGCTGGATCCGGACCATGAGGCCTATAACGAGCAGATGCTGGAAATGCCGGTCTTTGATAAGCGGGAAGTTAAAAGTTCGAACGGGGATATCGAACTCCGGTATTTCATCCGAACCCAGATTGAGTTTTTTAGCTCTCTTTATACCATCGAATTTTCGCTCACCGATCGTTCAGCTATGAAATACCCATTATTAATCGGTAGAAAATTTTTGAGAAAAGGCCCCTTTATGGTAGATGTTACAAGTAAAAATCTTTCAAAGAATATAAAGACCGAGGAGTCTTAAATAATGAAATTAGGAATTCTTTCCAGAAACAAATCTCTTTATTCAACCTCACGATTGGTTGAGGCTGCCGAGGAAAAAGGGCACGATGTAGAGGTGATTGACCACCTGAAGTGCGATATTGTTATAGAACAGGACAATCCCAAGATTTATTTCAGAGGCGAAAGAATTGATTATCTGGATGCCATCATTCCTCGAATTGGTGCATCGGTTACTTTTTACGGAGCAGCGGTGGTTCGCCAGTTTGAAATGATGGAAGTCTTCAGCGCGGTACATTCACAGGCGCTGGTTCGATCAAGAGATAAGCTGCGAAGCCTGCAGCTGTTGGCGAGTTCAGGGGTAGGGCTTCCGAAAACCGTATTTACCAATTACTCCAAAGAGGTGAAAAAACTTATTGAGTCGGTAGGCGGTGCGCCTCTTATCGTGAAGTTACTGGAAGGCACACAGGGACACGGTGTGGTTCTGGGGCCGACCAAAAAAGCCGCCGAATCTATTATTGAAGCTTTTCATGCGATGAAAGCCCGTGTGATTGTTCAGGAATTTATTTCGGAATCAAAGGGCGCTGATATCCGGGCATTTGTGGTAGATGGCAAAGTAGTTGGCGCCATGAAACGACAGGGTAAAGAGGGGGAATTCCGGTCCAACCTTCACCAGGGTGGAAGCGGATCCCTAATTAAGCTCTCTAAAATTGAAAAAGATGCAGCCCTTACTGCCGCAAGAGCGATGGACCTTCAAATTGCCGGAGTTGATATGCTGCAATCGGACCGCGGACCTTTGATTTTG of the Gracilimonas sediminicola genome contains:
- a CDS encoding helix-turn-helix domain-containing protein, which codes for MQLDNAKLKQLRESNAWSQSHLAEVSGVSMRTIQRIEKTGAVSPESAKCICAAFDIQFDELSVNDNYQKSEPSLADLLKFKVMDIDKKAALVSFIVAFIIAYGIAISMGVEI
- a CDS encoding AbrB/MazE/SpoVT family DNA-binding domain-containing protein — its product is MKTKIIRIGNSQGVRIPKPLIEESGITKEIEMILRDNEIILRPADMTRKDWEASFQKMAEQGDDVLLDQKEIEKPSDWDETEWTW
- a CDS encoding type II toxin-antitoxin system PemK/MazF family toxin, which produces MVKVKPVKRFEVHLISLDPTKGSEIKKTRPCLIISPDEMNKHIRTVIIAPMTSTIKNYPTRVTTTFQGKKGQIVLDQIRTVDKTRLIKSLGTISSSAEEKVLSTLQEMFAP
- a CDS encoding VOC family protein, which encodes MRNPFLHGVGGVLSADIAVPEHERELRFYSKVLTMGATPLWQDDLTNNQGTPVIGLGARSPEYEALPLQWMPHIQVSDVAASVDRTLELGGQELIHAKGDDGQSQWAVLVDPAGAAFGVIPAADEDTDSTSHSDRIGCIAWLSLVVSDVSSICEFYEQVVGWSAAPADKEGGFEMRRPDGIAAAEICPKNDDNGSIPSVWILSLPVGDFDESLRHVREGGGEIVKEETEAGHAVIRDPVGVYIALQDGN
- a CDS encoding NAD(P)-binding oxidoreductase, whose protein sequence is MNKALVLGASGATGRLLVKLLLNKGVQVIALVRKEGSLANIIDSNGRLDIVEAEISTMQDQELAQLLAGCTSVFSCLGHNVSFKGIYGHPRRLVTDAVAKVARAMELVQSDHPIKMVLMNTTGNSNRDIPEKPPFSQRLVVALLRLILPPHVDNEQAADFLRVQVGQDHHKLEWVAVRPDGLIDEEQVSDYEIHTSPIRNPIFDAGQTSRINVANFMSELSLDTDLWNTWKGQMPVIYNRTQV
- a CDS encoding alanine racemase, which produces MQPFPTLYVDLDIVRSNIARMASKAEKAGVEFRPHFKTHQSKAIGKIFREYGVSGITVSSIKMAEYFLNDGWGDITIAFPANVLAHDYYNNISKTASVKTLVISEEVVQKLDNKLDNELGLYIEIDPDYGRSGVPVSELERIKSLLNAIEGSDHCYPAGFYCHAGHTYKACSKDEVEKISREALQKLEALREHFPDLPICFGDTPSCSVLDDFGPATQISPGNFVFYDWMQVQIGSCSPNEIAVYMQCPVIETFSDRNQVLIHGGAVHFSKDSVQVDDYLSYGEPMLKYLSEETYVKSLSQEHGIIQCSPDVFSKLKVGETIQIFPIHSCLTADLMREYYTKDGQVLDHMNGKMGGS
- a CDS encoding 5'-nucleotidase, lipoprotein e(P4) family translates to MHYLKHALILSAFFLASCSTVQQSTINDDPTTQATLWVQNAAEYDAIAMQTYATAMRTLPLPLEDSFWTASLNQEEDDNFMSLPPAIIMDVDETVLDNSPFQARMIKQEKDFNIEDWNAWCKEAKAEAVPGAVEFANYAADRGVTIFYITNRDYEVEEATRKNLIEEGFPVSNSIDNIMTNGEEPGWNSSKTERRQQVEENYRVVMVIGDDLNDFLPAKGITQKKRAGLVQENSDWFGRRWFILPNPVYGSWEQALFDFEDGLSESERKTILQKRLNSKN
- a CDS encoding ATP-dependent zinc protease family protein, translated to MNTSNQQIIGRIELVNLPEWNFTDLEAKIDTGAFTSSLHCHHLEPFEKEGESWIRFYMLDPDHEAYNEQMLEMPVFDKREVKSSNGDIELRYFIRTQIEFFSSLYTIEFSLTDRSAMKYPLLIGRKFLRKGPFMVDVTSKNLSKNIKTEES
- the rimK gene encoding 30S ribosomal protein S6--L-glutamate ligase — encoded protein: MKLGILSRNKSLYSTSRLVEAAEEKGHDVEVIDHLKCDIVIEQDNPKIYFRGERIDYLDAIIPRIGASVTFYGAAVVRQFEMMEVFSAVHSQALVRSRDKLRSLQLLASSGVGLPKTVFTNYSKEVKKLIESVGGAPLIVKLLEGTQGHGVVLGPTKKAAESIIEAFHAMKARVIVQEFISESKGADIRAFVVDGKVVGAMKRQGKEGEFRSNLHQGGSGSLIKLSKIEKDAALTAARAMDLQIAGVDMLQSDRGPLILEVNSSPGLEGIEKTTKKDIAATIISYIEKAVEERKKNPARKKKAKKHA